The Nitrospirota bacterium genome has a segment encoding these proteins:
- the coxB gene encoding cytochrome c oxidase subunit II gives MNRVIMLIAAQLALFVLPAVAMAKERIPDPAKGWDAHFILLMVISVFVYLVVTIPLLYFVIKYRRRKGNEVGAYIEGNVGLEVTWTVIPLILIALIGVHSWALFNDYRTVPKDCFEAKVIAQQFSYEMISPEGIRTVNELRVPVGPVKVSLTSKDVIHSFAVPQFRVREDMVPGRETYLWFNAKDPGTYEVFCSQYCGTGHSQMLAKVIVLTKEAYDAWVKQNTAEAAASLPPEEQGKKLFESLGCIGCHSVTGDKSVGPTVKGLFGNKTALTDGTEVIVDEAFIKEKVKNPKGKVAKDYQLMMQPNNVMDTDLNAIVAYVKTLK, from the coding sequence ATGAATAGGGTTATTATGTTAATTGCCGCACAACTTGCTTTGTTTGTGTTGCCTGCGGTTGCAATGGCAAAAGAAAGAATTCCTGATCCGGCAAAAGGGTGGGATGCGCATTTTATTCTGTTGATGGTAATTTCGGTCTTTGTTTACCTTGTTGTAACCATTCCTCTACTCTACTTCGTCATCAAGTACAGAAGACGGAAGGGCAATGAGGTTGGAGCCTATATTGAGGGCAACGTTGGACTTGAAGTGACGTGGACCGTTATTCCTCTCATATTAATAGCTCTTATCGGAGTTCATTCGTGGGCTCTTTTTAACGACTACAGAACCGTGCCTAAAGATTGTTTCGAGGCTAAGGTAATAGCTCAGCAATTTTCTTATGAGATGATCTCTCCTGAGGGAATCAGAACTGTAAATGAACTAAGAGTACCCGTAGGTCCTGTGAAGGTGAGCCTGACCAGTAAGGATGTTATTCACAGTTTTGCAGTTCCGCAGTTCAGGGTACGTGAGGATATGGTGCCGGGGCGTGAAACTTACCTTTGGTTTAATGCTAAGGATCCTGGCACTTACGAGGTGTTTTGTTCTCAGTACTGCGGAACAGGACACTCTCAGATGCTTGCCAAAGTTATTGTACTTACAAAAGAGGCTTATGATGCGTGGGTAAAACAAAACACAGCAGAAGCCGCTGCCTCGCTGCCGCCTGAGGAACAAGGCAAAAAACTTTTTGAATCTCTTGGTTGTATAGGGTGCCATTCTGTAACTGGCGATAAGAGCGTCGGCCCGACCGTTAAAGGGCTTTTTGGCAACAAGACCGCACTTACCGATGGCACAGAAGTTATTGTAGATGAGGCGTTTATAAAGGAAAAGGTAAAGAATCCAAAGGGAAAGGTTGCTAAAGACTACCAGCTTATGATGCAGCCTAACAACGTGATGGATACAGACCTTAACGCCATAGTGGCATATGTAAAGACACTTAAGTAA
- a CDS encoding SCO family protein: MRILFLILLLLIAAPAESFVPSSGTSTFDSQSLLINEDDYLGKSVPDISFTDEKAKQFKLSDFAGKPLLLSVVYYRCYQSCPILNEGLSTALSKVNLRLGKDYNVITVSFDHTETPVLAAQFRKNLEIKMKGEVPPDFEKWIFAVSTERDIKALTGATGYRFFFSTEDRLFVHPNVYIFLSPERKITRYLFGLYPSAFDVKIALIESAKGKVGKFPLINTFALACYMYDPNSKGYRLNLPVVFASMGFLLGALTGLIVFLFSRNLKKKKGLIISR; encoded by the coding sequence ATGCGTATATTGTTTTTGATTTTGTTGCTTTTAATAGCGGCACCAGCAGAGTCATTTGTGCCAAGCTCTGGCACTTCGACGTTTGATTCTCAGTCGCTATTGATTAACGAGGACGATTATCTGGGGAAAAGTGTCCCTGATATATCGTTTACCGATGAAAAGGCAAAGCAGTTTAAACTGTCTGATTTTGCGGGAAAGCCTCTGCTCCTCTCTGTCGTCTATTACAGGTGTTACCAATCATGCCCGATTTTGAACGAGGGATTAAGCACAGCATTGTCAAAGGTTAATCTGAGGCTTGGAAAAGACTACAACGTTATCACAGTGAGTTTTGACCACACAGAGACCCCCGTCTTAGCCGCCCAATTCCGCAAAAATCTTGAAATAAAAATGAAAGGCGAGGTTCCACCTGATTTTGAAAAGTGGATTTTTGCTGTAAGCACAGAGCGTGACATCAAGGCACTGACAGGTGCCACTGGTTACAGGTTTTTCTTTTCGACAGAAGACAGGCTCTTTGTTCACCCAAATGTCTATATCTTTCTCTCTCCGGAGCGTAAGATAACGAGGTACCTCTTTGGCCTTTACCCATCAGCGTTTGACGTAAAGATTGCTCTTATTGAATCAGCAAAGGGTAAGGTCGGGAAATTTCCGCTTATTAACACCTTTGCTCTTGCCTGTTACATGTACGATCCAAACAGCAAGGGTTACCGCCTTAACCTGCCCGTGGTGTTTGCCTCTATGGGGTTTTTGCTTGGAGCACTTACAGGGCTTATCGTTTTTTTATTTTCCAGAAATCTGAAAAAAAAGAAAGGGCTTATAATAAGCCGTTAA
- a CDS encoding heme-copper oxidase subunit III → MENVAHGGMHVSGGIHHEVELSAWPFVTAVGSFLLPISFMLAFSWGISHLGLLVAGIALVVVLVGLFGWLNEAHAKKGETSISKIAIIIFICSEVALFGGLFAGYLYTLLPAGVWPPANTPAGVPPLGLAVLMTVFLVTSSATIHNAESQLEKGSTGGTSAWLMVTTILGLAFVLCMAYEWHHLISEGFTVSTNAYGMFFFLITGLHGSHVIVGLIMQLFVLLMVKQGRVSKNRHVFATVTGLYWHFVDVVWLLVVSLIYVIPYVKLGQ, encoded by the coding sequence ATGGAAAATGTTGCGCATGGCGGCATGCATGTGTCAGGAGGTATTCATCACGAAGTAGAGTTGAGCGCTTGGCCTTTTGTTACGGCCGTAGGTAGTTTCCTATTACCTATTTCTTTTATGCTTGCTTTTTCATGGGGGATATCACATTTGGGTCTCCTTGTAGCGGGGATTGCTCTGGTTGTTGTTCTGGTCGGACTTTTTGGCTGGCTTAATGAGGCTCATGCCAAAAAAGGCGAGACCTCTATAAGCAAGATAGCTATAATTATATTCATATGTTCTGAGGTAGCACTTTTTGGAGGATTGTTTGCTGGATACTTATACACCCTTTTGCCTGCCGGAGTGTGGCCGCCAGCCAATACACCTGCAGGTGTGCCTCCACTTGGACTTGCAGTTTTGATGACTGTTTTTCTTGTTACCTCTTCTGCCACCATACATAATGCTGAGTCGCAGCTTGAAAAAGGCAGCACAGGGGGCACCTCCGCGTGGCTTATGGTGACCACAATTTTGGGCCTTGCTTTTGTACTGTGTATGGCTTATGAGTGGCATCACTTAATCTCCGAGGGGTTTACTGTCTCTACAAATGCATATGGAATGTTTTTCTTTCTCATAACCGGCCTCCACGGCTCTCACGTTATCGTAGGTTTGATTATGCAGTTGTTTGTCCTATTGATGGTAAAGCAAGGGAGAGTGTCAAAAAACAGGCATGTTTTTGCAACTGTAACTGGTTTGTACTGGCACTTTGTTGATGTGGTCTGGTTATTGGTTGTTTCGTTGATATACGTAATTCCGTACGTTAAACTCGGGCAATAA